The Channa argus isolate prfri chromosome 14, Channa argus male v1.0, whole genome shotgun sequence genome includes a window with the following:
- the czib gene encoding CXXC motif containing zinc binding protein, translating into MVKIGLQFKASLENVTNVRPLGDDFRWFLKLKCGNCGEIPDKWQYVTLLESVPLKGGRGSASMVQKCKLCARENSIDILRDTITPYNAEDSERFKTMVQFECRGLEPVDFQPQAGFAAEGAESGTQFPEINLQEKDWTDYDEKAVESVGIYEVTHKFIKC; encoded by the exons ATGGTG AAAATTGGTCTCCAGTTCAAAGCGTCTCTGGAGAATGTCACCAATGTGAGACCACTGGGCGATGACTTCCGCTGGTTTCTGAAG CTGAAGTGCGGGAACTGTGGCGAGATTCCAGATAAGTGGCAGTATGTAACCCTTTtg GAGAGTGTACCACTAAAGGGTGGAAGAGGCAGTGCCAGCATGGTGCAGAAGTGTAAACTTTGTGCCAGGGAAAATTCAATTG ATATCCTGAGGGACACAATCACACCTTACAAT GCTGAGGACAGCGAACGTTTTAAGACGATGGTGCAGTTTGAGTGTCGAGGTCTGGAGCCTGTTGACTTCCAACCACAA GCTGGCTTTGCTGCAGAAGGAGCAGAGTCTGGGACACAGTTTCCTGAAATCAACCTACAAgaaaaa GACTGGACCGACTATGATGAGAAAGCTGTAGAGTCTGTGGGAATATACGAGGTCACACACAAGTTCATTAAGTGCTAA
- the uck2b gene encoding uridine-cytidine kinase 2-B isoform X2: protein MKTKGAQQQGNAQSAMDMRFIESSVCEKIMELLGQNKIDHHQRQVVILSQDSFYKVLTAEQKAKALKGQFNFDHPDAFDSDLIMQTLRKILQGETVQIPVYDFVTHSRKEEFVTVYPADVVLFEGILMFYSQEIRDLFQMKLFVDTDPDTRLSRRVLRDIGERGRELEQVLAQYITFVKPAFEEFCLPTKKYADVIIPRGADNLVAINLIVQHIQDILNGGLSKRHNGCVNGHSTPRQRRTSESSSRPH from the exons atgaagacaaaaggagcTCAGCAGCAGGGAAATGCCCAGTCAGCAATGGATATGAGATTCATAGAG tcctctgtgtgtgagaagatCATGGAGCTGCTAGGGCAGAACAAGATCGACCACCACCAGCGACAGGTGGTGATCCTCAGCCAGGACAGCTTCTACAAGGTGCTGACTGCAGAGCAGAAAGCCAAGGCGCTTAAGGGCCAGTTCAACTTTGATCATCCAG ATGCCTTTGACAGTGATTTGATCATGCAAACACTCAGAAAGATTCTGCAGGGGGAGACTGTGCAAATCCCAGTCTATGATTTTGTTACTCATTCCAG GAAAGAAGAGTTTGTCACAGTGTATCCAGCTGATGTAGTCCTGTTTGAGGGTATTCTAATGTTCTACTCGCAGGAAATCAGAGATCTGTTTCAAATGAAACTGTTTGTTGACACAGACCCAGACACACGACTTTCACGCCGAG ttCTAAGAGACATTGGGGAACGTGGGAGAGAGCTAGAGCAAGTTTTGGCTCAGTACATAACTTTTGTGAAACCAGCCTTCGAGGAGTTCTGTTTACCT acaaagaAGTATGCAGATGTGATTATTCCACGAGGAGCAGATAACCTTG TTGCCATCAACTTGATAGTGCAGCACATCCAAGATATTCTGAATGGCGGGCTAAGCAAGCGTCACAATGGCTGCGTGAATGGCCACAGCACTCCACGTCAGAGACGGACCTCAGAATCCAGCAGCCGGCCTCATTGA
- the scp2a gene encoding sterol carrier protein 2, with protein sequence MFQCLRSRSCVSLFGLLHKTKATMAPGKNRVFVIGVGMTKFDKPGAGDNCDYPDLAKDAGERALADAGILYSAIEQACVGYVYGDSTCGQRAIYHSLGLTGIPIINVNNNCSTGSTALFMARQLVLGGLADCVLALGFEKMERGSLSSKYMDRTNPMDKHMEVMINRYGMVAAPAAPQMFGNAGREHMEKYGTKPEHFAKIAWKNHKHSTNNPYSQFQDEYTLEQVMNSRKVFDFLTLLQCCPTSDGAGAAVLASEAFVRRHGLEKQAVEIVAQEMVTDLTSTFEENSCIKMVGYDMSRLAAKKCYEAAGLKPSDVDVIELHDCFSSNELITYEALGLCPEGKAGELIDRGDNTYGGKFVVNPSGGLISKGHPLGATGLAQCAELCWQLRGQAGRRQVPGAKVALQHNIGLGGAVVVTLYRMGFPQEASSHIHAIPTSSGKGHEGFKAYPVFNEIEKHLQKEGEQLVNKIGGVFAFKVKDGPDGKEATWIVDVKNGRGSVTTDPDKKADCIISMSDGDLLDLMTGKLNPQTAFFKGKLKITGNMGMAMKLQNLQVTPGKAKL encoded by the exons ATGTTTCAGTGTCTCAGGTCACGgtcctgtgtgtctctgtttggactgctgcataaaacaaaagcaaccatGGCACCTGGAAAGAACAGAGTTTTTGTCATCGGTGTGGGGATGACAAAG TTTGACAAGCCTGGAGCTGGAGACAACTGTGACTACCCTGATTTGGCCAAAGACGCAG GTGAAAGGGCCTTAGCAGATGCAGGAATTCTCTATTCTGCAATTGAACAAGCCTGTGTAGGATACGTCTATG GAGACTCCACCTGTGGGCAGAGGGCTATTTACCACAGCCTGGGATTGACTGGAATTCCCATCATCAACGTCAACAACAACTGCTCCACAGGCTCCACCGCACTGTTCATGGCACGCCAGCTGGTCCTTGGAG GTCTTGCAGACTGTGTGCTTGCCCTTGGATTTGAGAAAATGGAGAGGGGATCCTTGTCCTCTAAG taTATGGACAGAACCAATCCCATGGACAAGCACATGGAGGTGATGATCAACCGCTATGGGATGGTGGCAGCTCCAGCAGCGCCACAGATGTTTGGCAACGCTGGCAGGGAGCACATGGAGAAATATG GTACAAAACCAGAACACTTTGCTAAAATTGCCTGGAAAAACCACAAACATTCCACGAACAACCC gTATTCCCAATTCCAGGATGAGTATACTTTGGAGCAGGTGATGAACTCCAGGAAGGTGTTTGACTTCCTGACCCTTCTTCAGTGTTG TCCTACATCAGATGGTGCTGGAGCAGCAGTTTTGGCCAGTGAGGCATTCGTCAGGAGACATGGTCTGGAGAAGCAGGCAGTGGAGATTGTGGCCCAAGAGATGGTGACTGATCTCACCTCCACATTTGAAGAAAATAGCTGCATTAAGATG gTGGGTTACGACATGTCTCGGTTGGCAGCCAAAAAATGTTACGAGGCTGCAGGTCTGAAGCCCAGTGATGTTGATGTAATTGAGCTGCACGATTGCTTCTCATCCAACGAGCTCATCACATATGAAGCTCTGGGACTGTGTCCAGAGG GTAAAGCTGGAGAGCTGATTGACAGAGGGGACAACACATATGGAGGCAAGTTTGTGGTCAACCCCAGTGGTGGTCTCATCTCTAAAGGGCATCCTCTAGGTGCCACAG GCCTGGCCCAGTGTGCAGAGCTGTGCTGGCAGCTTCGTGGACAAGCTGGCAGGAGGCAGGTCCCAGGGGCAAAAGTGGCCTTGCAGCACAACATTGGCCTAGGAGGAGCTGTGGTTGTTACTCTCTACAGAATGGGGTTCCCACAAGAGGCCAG TTCTCACATACATGCAATTCCTACCAGCTCAGGCAAAGGTCATGAAGGGTTTAAAGCTTACCCTGTGTTCAACGAGATTGAAAAGCATCTACAGAAG GAAGGAGAGCAGCTTGTTAACAAGATTGGTGGAGTGTTTGCTTTtaaagtgaaggatggaccagaTGGAAAAGAGGCAACTTGGATTGTGGATGTGAAAAATGGCAGAGGCTCTGTCACAACTGACCCAG atAAAAAAGCAGACTGTATCATATCCATGAGTGACGGGGATCTTTTGGATCTGATGACAGGAAAACTGAACCCACAAACA GCGTTCTTTAAAGGGAAGTTGAAGATTACTGGGAACATGGGCATGGCAATGAAGCTGCAGAACCTACAAGTTACACCAGGCAAGGCTAAACTGTGA
- the uck2b gene encoding uridine-cytidine kinase 2-B isoform X1 encodes MRRQHTASMAGDSETHIKDRDENTNVIGQPFLIGVSGGTASGKSSVCEKIMELLGQNKIDHHQRQVVILSQDSFYKVLTAEQKAKALKGQFNFDHPDAFDSDLIMQTLRKILQGETVQIPVYDFVTHSRKEEFVTVYPADVVLFEGILMFYSQEIRDLFQMKLFVDTDPDTRLSRRVLRDIGERGRELEQVLAQYITFVKPAFEEFCLPTKKYADVIIPRGADNLVAINLIVQHIQDILNGGLSKRHNGCVNGHSTPRQRRTSESSSRPH; translated from the exons ATGCGTAGACAGCACACTGCAAGTATGGCCGGGGATAGTGAGACACACATAAAGGACCGCGACGAAAATACCAATGTTATTGGGCAACCTTTTCTTATTGGTGTCTCCGGAGGCACCGCCAGTGGCAAG tcctctgtgtgtgagaagatCATGGAGCTGCTAGGGCAGAACAAGATCGACCACCACCAGCGACAGGTGGTGATCCTCAGCCAGGACAGCTTCTACAAGGTGCTGACTGCAGAGCAGAAAGCCAAGGCGCTTAAGGGCCAGTTCAACTTTGATCATCCAG ATGCCTTTGACAGTGATTTGATCATGCAAACACTCAGAAAGATTCTGCAGGGGGAGACTGTGCAAATCCCAGTCTATGATTTTGTTACTCATTCCAG GAAAGAAGAGTTTGTCACAGTGTATCCAGCTGATGTAGTCCTGTTTGAGGGTATTCTAATGTTCTACTCGCAGGAAATCAGAGATCTGTTTCAAATGAAACTGTTTGTTGACACAGACCCAGACACACGACTTTCACGCCGAG ttCTAAGAGACATTGGGGAACGTGGGAGAGAGCTAGAGCAAGTTTTGGCTCAGTACATAACTTTTGTGAAACCAGCCTTCGAGGAGTTCTGTTTACCT acaaagaAGTATGCAGATGTGATTATTCCACGAGGAGCAGATAACCTTG TTGCCATCAACTTGATAGTGCAGCACATCCAAGATATTCTGAATGGCGGGCTAAGCAAGCGTCACAATGGCTGCGTGAATGGCCACAGCACTCCACGTCAGAGACGGACCTCAGAATCCAGCAGCCGGCCTCATTGA